Proteins found in one Amblyraja radiata isolate CabotCenter1 chromosome 15, sAmbRad1.1.pri, whole genome shotgun sequence genomic segment:
- the LOC116981438 gene encoding probable G-protein coupled receptor 139 → MAVTDLLLIITAVIINRICGIYFPGSFLSITPVCSVIIALTYAARASSVWLTVAFTFDRFVVICCLKLKAKYCTDRTAAVVIGTVCGLGFFINIPWYFIHQPIYIVNNVPWYCKLKDARFTSPLWTAYDWCDRLLTPCLPFLLILLLNALTVRHILEASRARRRLQVQGKGTNQSDPEMESRRKSIVLLFAVSGTFILLWMTYFVQFLYERFTHEYEITGYSDPKFIFIETANMLQLLSCCTNTFIYAVTQSKFRQQLKTAVRCGAERSVQPNG, encoded by the coding sequence ATGGCTGTCACGGATCTTCTACTCATCATTACCGCCGTCATCATCAACCGCATCTGCGGCATTTATTTTCCAGGCAGTTTCCTCTCCATCACCCCAGTATGTAGTGTCATCATCGCACTAACCTATGCAGCGCGAGCCAGTTCCGTTTGGCTAACCGtagctttcacctttgatcgtttTGTGGTTATATGTTGCCTGAAACTGAAAGCGAAATATTGCACAGACAGGACGGCAGCTGTGGTCATAGGAACGGTCTGTGGACTTGGATTTTTCATCAACATCCCTTGGTACTTCATTCATCAACCCATCTATATCGTTAACAATGTGCCCTGGTATTGCAAGCTGAAGGATGCCCGTTTTACCTCTCCACTGTGGACTGCCTACGATTGGTGCGACCGCCTTTTAACCCCTTGTCTCCCGTTCCTTTTGATTCTTTTGCTCAATGCTCTCACTGTCAGACACATTTTAGAAGCGAGTCGAGCACGGCGGAGACTCCAGGTACAAGGAAAGGGGACTAATCAGAGTGACCCAGAGATGGAGAGCCGGCGGAAATCCATCGTTTTACTTTTCGCCGTCTCGGGCACATTTATACTGTTGTGGATGACGTATTTTGTACAGTTCCTATATGAGAGATTTACCCATGAGTACGAAATCACCGGATACAGTGATCCCAAATTTATTTTCATCGAAACTGCCAACATGCTGCAACTATTGAGTTGCTGCacaaacacatttatttatgCAGTGACTCAGAGCAAATTTCGGCAACAGTTAAAAACCGCGGTGCGGTGCGGTGCGGAGCGGTCGGTTCAACCTAATGGCTAA